In Bradyrhizobium sp. WD16, the genomic stretch GCGCAGCAGCGCCGACAGCAGGCGGCGCATGGTGCCCGCGCGGCGGGGGTCGCCGGTGAAGGCATAGCCGAGGCCGGTCAGGGCATTGACCTGGGGCAGACCGCGGCCGAGCGCGGCGAGACCGCCGAAGATGCAGGCCTGCAGCCCGGAATGGTGCGCCATCGCCGGGCTGATTTGCCTCTCGACCCGCCGCAGCGCCCGGATCGTGGCTTGCGCGGCAACTGGAGACAGGCCGCCGCGATGGAACGGAATGGGATGAAGCGTGAAGCCCAAGGCCCGGATCGCCTCGCCGTCCTCTCCCACCCGCGTCGCCACATGGACCTCGAAACCCGCCGCCCGCGCCGCCCGCGCCATCGGGAGCCGATGAGACAAAAATGCCCAGTCCTCGGACACGACGAAGAGGAGGCGCGGGGCGATGCGGGATTTGACGGCCGCGGTTCTTGGCACGGTGATTCCGACTCGGGAATGGCTGCCGGCGGGCAGGCGCGGCGTGGAGGATTGCTGCGGCCGGTTTTAGGACGCTTCGATGCGAGGTGCCAGATCTCGGTCAAGCCTGGAGGGGCCCCCTGCGCCCCACATCCGAACGGCAAAATCAAGCGATTTGCTCCAAAAATCAGCCCGTTGCAGGGGCTGGACGCGGGCCGGGGATGATCGTAACAGAGCGTCTGTCGACTGCGGGAAAAGCGACTAAGGTCGCCTGATTTCCGCATTAATTTAAGCTCCAGCCGTTCGGGTTCGCTGCCAAATGTCCAAGAAAACCGCGCTCATCACCGGCATCACCGGCCAGGACGGCTCTTATCTGGCCGAGTTCCTGCTGGGCAGGGGCTATGCGGTCCATGGTGTCAAGCGCCGGACCTCGCTGTTCAACACCGATCGGATCGATCACCTCTATCACGACCTGCATGAGCAGGGATCGGATCTCACCCTCCATCATGGTGACCTGACGGATTCGTCCGGGCTGCTGCGCATCGTCCAGCAGGTTCAGCCCGACGAGATCTACAATCTCGCCGCCCAGAGCCATGTTGCCGTGTCTTTCGAGGAGCCGGAATACACCGCCAATTCCGATGCGCTCGGCACGCTCCGCCTGCTCGAGGCCATTCGCATTCTCAAGCTGGAGAAGAAGACCCGTTTTTATCAGGCTTCGACATCGGAGCTCTATGGCCTCGTCCAGGAGACGCCGCAGAAGGAGACGACGCCGTTCTATCCGCGCTCGCCCTATGGCGTGGCCAAGCTCTACGCCTACTGGATCACGGTGAATTATCGCGAGGCTTACGGCCTCTACGCCTGCAACGGCATCCTGTTCAATCACGAATCCCCGGTGCGCGGCGAAACCTTCGTCACCCGCAAGATCACGCGGGCGCTGGCGCGCATCAAGCTCGGCCTGCAGGAGCGCCTCTTTCTCGGCAACCTCGATGCCTTGCGGGACTGGGGCCATGCCCGCGATTATGTCGAGATGCAGTGGCTGATGCTGCAGCAGGACAGGCCGGAGGACTATGTCATCGCCACCGGCGAGCAGCACTCGGTGCGCGAATTCGTCGAGATCGCGGCGCGCGAGGTCGGCATCACCATCCGCTGGGACGGCAAGGGCGTCGAGGAGAAGGGCTTCGATGCCGGGACGGGCAAGTGCCTCGTTGAGGTCGATCCGCGCTATTTCCGGCCGGCCGAGGTCGAGACCCTGCTGGGGGATGCTTCCAAAGCCAAACGCAATCTCGGCTGGACACCGAAGACCAGCTTCGCCGAATTGGTCCGGGAGATGATGCAGGAAGACCTGAAGACGGCCCAGCGCGACGAACTGGTGAAGCGGCACGGGTTCAAGCATTTCAATTATCACGAATAGGACGTCCGGGCAGCAGACCTGCAGCGGGCGCCCCTCTTCTTGATTGGTTGTTGACCGCAACATCTCTCGGAGAGGTTGCGCGCTCCCTGCATTCCGAATACTGTTTCTGCCAATTATTCGGGCGGGAGCAATGCAGTTCAACAGCTTTGCGTTTGTCTTCGTCTTCTTACCGCTCGTTCTTGCGGGCTATTTGATCCTTCGCCGCACGCGATTCGCGAACCTTTTTATGCTGCTGGCGAGCCTCTACTTTTACGGGGTAAGCGCGTGGTGGTATCTGATCCCGTTTTTTGTCACTGCGCTGTTGGACTTCTTTGTCGGCCAGAAGATTGAAGGCAGCAACGACCCCCGCCTTCGGAAACGTATGCTGGTCGTCAGTGTCGTTGCCAATCTGGGTCTGCTTTCAGTCTTCAAATACACCAGTTGGCTGACCACGGATCTCGCGCAGCTATTGGCTCTGCTCGGGGTTACGATGACCCCGATTTCTCTCGCATTGCCGCCGGCGATCTCGTTCTACACCTTCCAATCGATGAGCTACACGATCGACATCTACAGGCGTGAGTTCAAACCGTACCGTAGCGTCGTCGATTATCTGTCTTTCGTTTCCTTCTTTCCTCACCTCGTCGCCGGGCCAATCATGCGCGCCCGCGATCTGCTGCCCCAGCTTGCGCGCATAAGACCTCTACCGAGCGCTGCCGTCGTGAGTGGTGCTCTCTTCATGATCCTGTTCGGTCTCTTTCAGAAGACCGTCCTCGCGGATAATTTCGGTGGTCTGGTCGAGACGATCCAGCGCATGATGCCGACGAGGGAAGCCGTTCTGCCGCCGGGGGTAGGACTGATCTTTGCCTATGCCTTCGCTTTCCAGATCTATTGCGATTTTGCCGCGTACTCGACGATCGCCAGAGGCGTGGCGCGACTGTTCGGCGTGGATTTGATGCGTAATTTTGCCACGCCGTATTTTTCGACCAATCCATCGGAATTCTGGACCCGCTGGCACATCTCGCTCTCCACGTGGCTTCGCGACTACCTCTACATTCCATTGGGCGGCAACCAGCACGGCCGGCTGATGACAATGCGCAACCTGATGATCACGATGCTGCTTGGCGGATTGTGGCATGGGGCCGGAGCGTTCTTCATCCTCTGGGGATTTTACCATGGCGTCCTCCTGGTGCTCTATCGGCTCCTTCCGATCGACGAGGTATTGATCCGCGCCTTCGGGCGTGCCGGCAAGGTGCTGTCGATCGTTCTCTTCTTTCACCTTGTTTGCCTTGGATGGATCTTCTTTCGTGCCACTCCGGAGCAATTCTGGCCGATAATGAATTCGATCGTCGCGCTTCCGGCCGCGATTGGCGATGTTTGGAGCAAGTTCGCGCAGTATTGGGCACCCGTGTTGCACGGTGACGCACTGGCGAGGATACCCTCACTGCTGAAGGGCACGATCTCGGGATTCGTATCGCTGAACTGGACCTTCAGCGTCTACGCTTGGGGACTTGCAGTATTTGCGATTCCAGTCTGTCTGACCGATTATCTCGGATGGCGGCGCGGCGTCGAATTTCCAGACCTGTTCGAGCGATGGGCCTGGCCGGTGGCCGGAGCCGTCATCGTCCTGCTGCTCTATGGCATCATCTTCTTCGCGCGGAGACAGGCCAATGAGTTTATTTATTTCGCATTTTAGATCCTGGATCTTCGCCGCGGCCCTGTTCGTGGTGCTCGAGGCAACGGTTTGGCTCGTCGCGCACCCGAATTGGTTTGATCGGACGAATTTTCTCGAATTCTCGTTTGCCCACGACGAGACGCCGCAACGGCTGTTCGTCCTCGAAAAGATCAAGGCATTCGCCAGCTCGAGCCCGACAATCGTGCAGTCGGGAGACAGTTCGGGCTTCTACGGAATCGACCCGCGGATCGTCACTGCTCATCTTCCCGCCGGCCAGTCGTTCATCAACATGAGCTGCTGTGCCAACTTGGGTTTTCGCGGTTACTACAACCTCCTCGATCTGATGGCGAGCCAAAATGGGTCCGTGCGCTATCTCATCCTTCACTTCACGCCGTATACAATGCCGAGACCCGAGATGTGGGAATCAGATGGCGCTGCGTTGTGGGGGGTACCCGACGTCAAGGTCTTCGGGGACGCGGTGTATCAGGACTTCATGAGCCCTTGGCGCGCCCTGCTGCATGTGCCGTCGCTGGCATTTCGTCGCCAGGTGACCGATCGGATCTATTATCTCAATGGCACGTTCAATCGCTTGGATCGACCGCTACTGAACAACGAGAACTACCTCGAGTTCCTTCGCATCTTCCGGGATACGAAAGGGTGGATGCCGGAAACCGACGTCAGGCAGGTGCTTCCCGCCACCGAGTGCGAAGTATCGACGCCGACCTTCTTCGATGTGCGGACCATGGCGTCCAAGACATATCTCGAAGATGTGCTGGAGTCCTATGCCCGGCTAGCGAAGCGCCACGATGCGACCTTGGTCGTGGTGTTTCAACCGGTTGCGTGCACGCTCGGGACAGGCCGGGGAAGCGACACCGCCCGCAAGGTAGTCGCCCGGTTCACGCAAAATCATCCCGACGTCGAAGTTCCGTTTCCTCTTATCGAGACGTGGCCGGCCGATATGTTCTCTGTGCCTGCGCACGTTCGGCACGAATACACCGACAGGCTGGGCAACCGTCTTGGCGAGGCTATGGCGGAGATCGTCAGGCGTCGCGGATCGTAGCGGGTGGACGTCGTCGCTCATGATTGGAGCAGCTAAACTCTCCGCCCGGCTCCAATCGCAATCACGTAATTGGCCATCTTGTGGAAGCCGGTGTGGACGACTTCGTCATTCATGCTGAACATGAATACGTTGTGGAAATAATCCTGCATCAGGCTCTTCAGCTCGGGAGCCGACTTGCAGTTGATGTGCCCGATCTTCGATTGCGACGACGCATAGGGCTGGCTCTCGAGCGAGGGCATGCCGATGATTGCAGCGCCTTGTGGATTGAGGGTCGCAAAGGCATTGCTCAGGAAGAGGCGTTCCTTGGTAGGCTCGACGTGCTCCAGGACATCGAGAGAATAGACAGCGTCGAATTCACCCGGAACCGGACCGTCCAGCATGTCGTGGACTTGGGCGTCAAATGGCCATCGCGGGACCATGCGCTGCTTGGCATCGTCGATGAAGACCGGATCGAAGTCGACTGCGGTGACCTTGCCGACTTCAGCCTGCACAATGCGGGTTCCGAAGGCGTCGCCACAACCAATTTCGAGCACGCGGTCGCGTCCAGCAAGCATCTTGGCGACGAATTTGTACCGGGACAGCCGAAAGACGAGATGCTTCGGATCCTGATGCCAGCTCTCGCTGCCACGCAAGCCGAGCGTCTCGTAGCCACGTTCGGCGGCTGCCTGGATCATGATCTGATATTGGGTTTCTTTGGTTTGCTTGTCGTCCACGGCCTGGACTTCCTCTTATCGTCTGAAAGGGAGAAGGACGTCAGATTTTGATATCGCCATCTTTGCCGACCACGCGGGTCTCCGGGCAGAGGACGACGAAACGTCCCCCCTTTGCCAGGTAATCCTGATTGGATTCTATGATCTTTTTCGAGTGAACCCAGGCAAGTATGACGGTGTAGTCAGGCATGCGTGACATGAGTTCGGACGTCGGCAGGACCAGGGTGCCGTCGCCGGATGCGAATTTGCCGACCTTCTGGGGGTGGTCATCAACGATGAAGTCGATGCTGCCGGAGAGGCCGAGCTGAATGATCAGGGTCGGCCCACTGCGCGCCGCGCCATAGCCGGCGACGGTTGCACCCTCGGCTTTCCATTTGGCAACGAGTTCCGAAGTGCGCTCCCGCAGCAGCTTCACCTTGGTGTCGAATGCGCGCAACGTATCGAGCTTATCCAGGCGGCGTTCCGCTTCGAGCGCCAGCAGCTGCCTGACGGAGTTCTCGACGGGCCTTTGAGCTCCCTTGAGCTGCACCGTGCCGATCAGTGAGCCATGCTGGATGGGGGCGCGTTCGGCAGCGATCAGCTCAAGCCCATGGCTATCGAGAAACCGGACGAGCGGCTTGACCGAGTGGTGACTTAGATGCTCGTGAAACAACGTCGCAATCAGAAGACCATCGACAATGTCGAGGAGATATTGAGCCTCGAAGAAGAACAGCCCGCCAGGTGCGAGCATGATACGGACACAGTCGGCCATCTCGCCGAGATCGTCCGCATGTGCGAACACATTGAATGCGCAGATGATGTGGGCGGGCCCGTGTTCTTCGCGGATCTGTCGGGCGAGGTCGCGGGTCATCAGTGAAGTGATCGTCGGGATGCCAGCATCGTTGGCGCGCTGCGCGGCGTCGACGGCGGGATCGACGCCAAGAACGCGATAGCCGGCTTCCTTGAAAGGCTTAAGCAGCGAGCCGTCATTGCTGCCGATATCGATAACCAGGCCGCCGGCAGGCGGCTTGGCTGTCAGGATCGCCTTGTCTGCGACTTGGCGAAAGTGCTCGGGCATGCCTTTGGCGCTGCCCGAATAATAGGTGTAGGAATCCCAAAGGATTTTGGCGTCGATCACGTCGAGTTGTTGCACGTGACCGCAGTCGGCGCACATATAGACGTCCACTGGA encodes the following:
- a CDS encoding MBOAT family protein, translating into MQFNSFAFVFVFLPLVLAGYLILRRTRFANLFMLLASLYFYGVSAWWYLIPFFVTALLDFFVGQKIEGSNDPRLRKRMLVVSVVANLGLLSVFKYTSWLTTDLAQLLALLGVTMTPISLALPPAISFYTFQSMSYTIDIYRREFKPYRSVVDYLSFVSFFPHLVAGPIMRARDLLPQLARIRPLPSAAVVSGALFMILFGLFQKTVLADNFGGLVETIQRMMPTREAVLPPGVGLIFAYAFAFQIYCDFAAYSTIARGVARLFGVDLMRNFATPYFSTNPSEFWTRWHISLSTWLRDYLYIPLGGNQHGRLMTMRNLMITMLLGGLWHGAGAFFILWGFYHGVLLVLYRLLPIDEVLIRAFGRAGKVLSIVLFFHLVCLGWIFFRATPEQFWPIMNSIVALPAAIGDVWSKFAQYWAPVLHGDALARIPSLLKGTISGFVSLNWTFSVYAWGLAVFAIPVCLTDYLGWRRGVEFPDLFERWAWPVAGAVIVLLLYGIIFFARRQANEFIYFAF
- a CDS encoding bifunctional 2-polyprenyl-6-hydroxyphenol methylase/3-demethylubiquinol 3-O-methyltransferase UbiG — its product is MDDKQTKETQYQIMIQAAAERGYETLGLRGSESWHQDPKHLVFRLSRYKFVAKMLAGRDRVLEIGCGDAFGTRIVQAEVGKVTAVDFDPVFIDDAKQRMVPRWPFDAQVHDMLDGPVPGEFDAVYSLDVLEHVEPTKERLFLSNAFATLNPQGAAIIGMPSLESQPYASSQSKIGHINCKSAPELKSLMQDYFHNVFMFSMNDEVVHTGFHKMANYVIAIGAGRRV
- the gmd gene encoding GDP-mannose 4,6-dehydratase — its product is MSKKTALITGITGQDGSYLAEFLLGRGYAVHGVKRRTSLFNTDRIDHLYHDLHEQGSDLTLHHGDLTDSSGLLRIVQQVQPDEIYNLAAQSHVAVSFEEPEYTANSDALGTLRLLEAIRILKLEKKTRFYQASTSELYGLVQETPQKETTPFYPRSPYGVAKLYAYWITVNYREAYGLYACNGILFNHESPVRGETFVTRKITRALARIKLGLQERLFLGNLDALRDWGHARDYVEMQWLMLQQDRPEDYVIATGEQHSVREFVEIAAREVGITIRWDGKGVEEKGFDAGTGKCLVEVDPRYFRPAEVETLLGDASKAKRNLGWTPKTSFAELVREMMQEDLKTAQRDELVKRHGFKHFNYHE
- a CDS encoding class I SAM-dependent methyltransferase produces the protein MTVTVTRRQTCRLCNSRNVERVVELAPIPLSENYSLDRTQAANAPRFPVDVYMCADCGHVQQLDVIDAKILWDSYTYYSGSAKGMPEHFRQVADKAILTAKPPAGGLVIDIGSNDGSLLKPFKEAGYRVLGVDPAVDAAQRANDAGIPTITSLMTRDLARQIREEHGPAHIICAFNVFAHADDLGEMADCVRIMLAPGGLFFFEAQYLLDIVDGLLIATLFHEHLSHHSVKPLVRFLDSHGLELIAAERAPIQHGSLIGTVQLKGAQRPVENSVRQLLALEAERRLDKLDTLRAFDTKVKLLRERTSELVAKWKAEGATVAGYGAARSGPTLIIQLGLSGSIDFIVDDHPQKVGKFASGDGTLVLPTSELMSRMPDYTVILAWVHSKKIIESNQDYLAKGGRFVVLCPETRVVGKDGDIKI